From a region of the bacterium genome:
- a CDS encoding class I SAM-dependent methyltransferase, whose amino-acid sequence MIYPSIREYIQNEAIARDYDSYYSGLELFQLDTKILDDIIREQGKILDVGCGTGRHIIHFLNKGFEVVGLDLSDHMLKIAKKKIEAQGLRPKLIKADMHNLSWMRERFDYIIVMYSTFGLIKGRTLRIKVLKDLFKLLHRNGLVIIHLYKQILGEALKFLDYKWYLRNIKWLSFDFEPGDFLIKDFRGIKDFYYHRFTLSEVKELFSLAHLRLRKIIYIHRNNQRLSANLLERFLSYSVIVVGDRISFEEELRARLSMLDARCSILDARSWILDLLPASRIEHPASSIEPYPKA is encoded by the coding sequence ATGATCTATCCATCAATAAGGGAATACATTCAAAATGAAGCCATTGCCCGGGATTATGACTCTTACTATTCGGGCCTCGAACTGTTTCAACTGGATACGAAAATATTAGATGACATAATCCGGGAACAGGGCAAGATATTAGATGTCGGCTGCGGCACAGGCAGACATATTATTCACTTTTTGAATAAGGGCTTTGAGGTGGTCGGCCTTGACCTTTCCGATCACATGTTAAAAATAGCTAAGAAGAAAATAGAAGCCCAAGGCCTGAGGCCCAAGCTGATTAAGGCTGATATGCACAACCTCTCCTGGATGAGGGAGAGGTTTGATTACATTATTGTAATGTACAGCACCTTCGGATTGATAAAAGGCAGGACACTCAGGATCAAGGTATTAAAGGACTTATTTAAACTGCTCCACCGCAACGGCCTGGTAATTATCCATCTTTACAAACAAATTTTGGGGGAGGCCCTAAAATTTCTCGATTATAAATGGTATCTGAGAAATATTAAGTGGCTGTCTTTTGATTTTGAGCCAGGAGACTTTTTAATAAAGGATTTTAGAGGGATTAAGGACTTTTACTACCACCGGTTTACTCTTTCCGAGGTGAAAGAATTATTTTCCCTTGCCCATCTTAGATTAAGGAAGATTATCTATATCCACAGAAATAACCAGCGGTTATCCGCCAATCTCCTGGAAAGGTTCTTGTCCTATTCGGTGATAGTAGTTGGAGACAGGATTTCCTTTGAGGAGGAATTAAGGGCGAGACTATCGATGCTCGATGCTCGATGCTCGATACTCGATGCTCGATCCTGGATACTGGATCTTTTACCAGCATCGAGGATCGAGCATCCAGCATCGAGCATCGAGCCATATCCGAAAGCCTAA